The DNA window TGTTAACCAGGGGCACTGCCATCCCCGGATCATTGCGTCACTGATAGAACAGGCGCAGAAACTGACATTGACTTCCCGCGCATTTCATAGTGACCTGCTGGGAGAATATACCAGATTTATTACCGATTATTTCGGCTATGATAAAGTATTGCCCATGAATACGGGTGTGGAAGCGGTGGAAACAGCGCTGAAACTCTGCCGGCACTGGGCTTATATAGTAAAGGGTATACCGGAAAACAAGGCAAAGATCATTGTCTGCGCCAACAATTTCCACGGCCGCACCCTGAATGTGATATCTTTCAGCACCGACCCGGTAGCCCGCAATAACTTCGGGCCTTTTATGACTGGTTACGAGGTGATTCCTTACAACAACCTGACAGCACTGGAGCAGGCCTTACAAGACAAAACCGTAGCAGGTTTTCTGGTAGAGCCTATCCAGGGAGAAGCAGGCGTGGTAGTACCAGACGATGGCTATCTGTCTAAAGCGCGCGCCTATTGCCAGGATGCCAATGTGTTGTTCATCGCTGATGAAATACAGACAGGCCTTGCCCGTACCGGCCGTATGCTGGCCTGCGACCATGAAAATGTACGCCCTGATATTCTGATACTGGGTAAAGCCTTATCCGGCGGAACCCTGCCTGTAAGTGCAGTCCTTGCAGATGATGAAATCATGCTGACCATCAAACCGGGTGAACATGGTTCTACCTACGGAGGTAACCCACTTGCCTGTAAGGTTGCTATTACAGCACTGCAGGTATTGAAAGATGAAAAGATGGCCGAGAATGCTGTGGCGATGGGTCAGTTGCTGCGCAACGGCCTGCAGGAGCTGCAATCACCTTTTATCACTACCATCCGTGGTAAAGGGTTGTTAAACGCTATCGTCATCAAACATCCGGATCCGGAAGCAGCCTGGGACCTGTGTCTTACATTGAAAGAAAATGGCCTGCTCGCCAAACCCACACACGGTGATAAAATCCGTTTTGCACCACCGCTGGTCATGAATGCCACCCAGGTAACGGATTGCGTTCAGATCATTCAAAAAAGCATGGAAAAGGCATTCCGCTAACTGGAAAGTATGACAGCATCACATAAAGCCATCCGCAGTTCCGGGTGGAAAACCGACTTCATGATCGGCTTTCCTGATGGATTGTTCCTGCTATTTTTTGCGACTCAGGTCATGCAGACCTTTCCCATGGAGGTACAAACCTTCTACAATATCCACCTGTGCATCTGTATCGCCGGAAGCCTGCTGGTAATATACAGCACCTACCAGGCCAATAAAGGCGATACCCAGCATGATAGCCTGCTCCTGTCTGACGAAGAACGACAGAAGCTGCAAAAGCTGGACATTCATGACAACACCATCGCCCATATTGAGGATGAAATGAAAAAGGATGCCGCATTATGGGAAACCACTCTTCAGCAGGAACAGGTAGTGGAAACTACGTTTAACCTTAGCCGTGCTATACGCAGTGCTTTATTTGCCGCCTTCTTTTTTTTACTGGGAGCATCTTTGTCGTTTGGACCTTATCTGTCCAACGAGAATTTCGGGGCTGCCTCACAAACCAGTATGATGCTGGTTTTCCTTGGACTAACAGTATTCAGTTTTATAAAAGCTAAAATAACGCACCAGCGCCCATTACCAGTTGTATTACGTTACTGGATAATGGGCGCCGGTGTATTTTGCGGAGCGTGGGTATTACATAAAATATTCTGATCAGGGCCGTGTACGGGTAAACAGTACACATACAAACGCCACTGCCGCTGCTGCTACTGAAACATAAAGCGCAATGCCCGTTTGCGGGCAGATGCCAGCTTCACAACGTGAAAAAAGCAACATATTACGGAACGTCCAGGCCAACAGGAAACCAGCTACAAACAGGTTCATTCTTGCTACCCATTTGTTTTTAGACAGGAAGATAAGGGCTGCCGCCACTCCCAGAAAAATATTCAATTTCCCAGGTTCTCCATAGCTCGACCCTGTAGTGTTTAATCCTGTAAAAAGCAGGTGCCGGCTTTCTATAGCAGCCCACGGGAGAAATGCGCAAATAATCACTACCACTACAGCAAGAATCCCGATAACAGAAGTTTTAGACATGTAATTCAATTTGTTAAAGACCGCAAGTTAGAGATTTTTGATTTTTGATTTTTCGATTCAGTGATTTAAAATATTTTCAACATCACTGAATCGAAAATCAAAATATCTTTCTATCCTCCTTATTTCCCTCCTGGTTCGCAGTGCGCTTTCAGATAGTTAGTGTACAACGTAGAAAGATGTATGAAAGTTCCACTACCTTCAGAGATGCTGTGAGTGCGGTTTGGATAGGCCATGAACTGTATCTGCTTATTGTTTTTGATCAGTTCATTCAGCAACATTTCTGCATTCTGGTAATGTACGTTATCATCACCGGTACCATGAATATAGAGCAGATTGCCCTTCAGATTGTGGGCATAGGTGATGGGAGACCCTTTAACAAAATCCTCCCGGTTTTCTTCCGGCAGGCCCATATAACGTTCCTGATAGATGTTGTCATAAGTAAGCTGGTTACCTACTGCAGCGATAGCAATACCGGTTTTATAGATTTCAGGATACTGGAACATGAGGTTAAGCGTCATGGAACCGCCACCGCTCCAGCCCCACACCGCTGTACGCGCAGGATCAATGAAAGCATATTTTTTCATCAGTGCCTGGGCAGCCTGGGCCTGATCGCGGGCATTGAGCACGCCCACTTTACGATAGATGCTTTTACGCCAGTAACGTCCTTTGGGAAGCGGTGTTCCTCTGTTATCCATCGACACATAGATATAACCATCAGCGGCCATGTCTCCGTCGTACAGAAAGTTGCGGCCTGCGCCGATAGCATCTAATGTGGTGGCGCCTGCAGGCTCACCATATACATAAAATACAACCGGATATTTTTTTGCCGGATTAAAATTCGCCGGTTTATGCATCCATCCATCGATAGTAACACCATCGGCAGTCTGAACCTGGAAGTACTCCACACATTTACCAGCGGAGGCTGATTCCCGGATCGCTTTGGCGACAACCTGGGTACCGCTGGTATGACCAGGCAGTTCCAGGTTTTCACTCACCGGATAGGTACATGCATTGCTGAACTGATGTATGGCCCAGGAGCTGGAGGGAGAAATCTGGTATTCGTGTGTACCGGGTTGGTCGGCAGGTGTTATGCGTTCTGCTTTGCCGCCGTTGAGCGATATTTTATACAGATACTGTTGTGTTGCATTATCAGGAGAGGCCATAAACCAGATCTGATTATTGGCTTCATCTATTTTAGCAATGCTGATCACATCATAGTTACCAGATGTCAGCAGCGTGGCTTTCCCGTTCTCTGCGTTTACATTATAAAGATGACGCCATCCATCCTGTTCGCTCACCCAGATAAATTCCTTTCCGTTACGGATAAAGTCCCATCCGGCAATATTATCATCATCCCAGCGGGATTTCACATCGATCCAGGCGCTGTCTTTTTCTTCATACAGCGTACGTACTTTACCGTTAGTAGCATCGCAGAGCATAATTTTACTGTCGTTTTGCTTACGGTTAAGTTGCTGTATGATCAGTTGTTTTTTTCCGGGCACCCATTCCATCCGTGGAATATAGTGCTGTTGCGCGTCTCCGGGTACTTCCATCCATCGGGTACCGGCAGTCTGAATATCAACCACGCCTACACGACAGGCTGAAGGGCTCTCTCCTGCTACAGGGTATTCTACCGGCACGGTAAAGGAATAGATGGAATCAGTATTGTTGATCATGAGGAAGTCGCGGATTTTGGTAGCATCAATCTGCCAGTAGGCAATACTTTTGCTATCGGGGCTCCAGCGGAAACCGTCGCGGCAGCCGAATTCTTCTTCATAGGCCCAGTCGAAAGTACCGTTGATAAATCGGCGGGTACCGTTGGTGGTGAGTGCTTTAGTTTCACCTGTTTTCAGATCTTCCACGTAGAGGTTGTGGTCACTGACATAGGCGGCCTTTGTACCGTCGGGTGAGAGTTTGGCAAACATGAGGGAAGAAGCAGGTTTATCTTTACCCAGCTGTTGCATTTTACCGGATGTCAGGTCTAACAGCCAGTAATCGCCGCGTGTTTCATAACGCCATACTTTCTTTGCGTTGGTGTAGATCAGCAGTTTTTTTTCATCAGCGGAGAAATGAAAATCCCGGATAGGTAGCGCTTTGGCGGTGCCTGCCGGCGTGTATTGTGAGGAGGGTACTACCACGGTGGGAGCTGCTCCGGATAACGGGCTGGCGACAATGCCCTGTGGTTCGGCTTTTAGTATAGCCCGCCCATCGCGGGACCATCTGATTCCTTTTCCTGGTTGGGCAAACAGACTGGTGCTGCTCACTGCCAACACGATGACCAATAGTGTTATTTTCTTCATTGTGGATATATAAAACACAATGGTAGCCAAAATTTTAGAAGTAGACTGCAACAATATTGACCAATTAGAGCAACTGGTTGGAGATGGTTAACTTCGGAAGATAAAAACTTTTTTAACTTTTTTTGAGATATGTGGATAAAAAAGTGATCATATTGAAAAAAAATAATTTCTTTTTTTATATTTTTATGCAATTAATAACAATTAATTAATGATTATCAGCTGGTTATCAGACCTGCCAGCAGCCTTTATTTTTAAATTATTATCCTGGAAAAACCATCTGGTTATGATACACGTTACCTTATCTTATAAAAACCGCGAATTCTTCCAATTTGAAGACACTTTTCTGGCCCAGATTGCCGAGAACACCAAAAAACTACTGTATGCCCTGCTCGAAGATATATATGACCTTCTTGCCCTTGAAAACGGCCATTTCCGTATCAACCTGGACAATCATCCTAAAATAGAAGTGGAAGGCTTTAGTACCGACCTCCGTAATCAGATCGAACGTACCCTGCGTGGTGAATACGATTACGAATATTGATCTATTCCGACGGTGAAGTAATTCCTTCAGACTGTTTATCTTGCGGTAAAATCAGACGAGAGAAATGCAACTCACCTATATACAGGGGCTGGAACTATGCGGCACCTTTGCATTCGCTGTTTCCGGTGCAACAGCAGCTATTAATAAATCCTATGATGTTATCGGGCTCCTGGCCCTTGCTTTCATTACCGCTATTGGAGGCGGGACTATACGTGATCTGCTGATCGGCGCCACTCCTGTAGCCTGGATGACCGATGAACTCAGTAATACTGCGATCATCGCGGCCGCTGTCATCGCTGCTGTATTTTTCTCCTATGTAAAAAGACTGCAACGCTGGCTTAATATTTTTGATGCCATTGGTTTGGGGTTATTCACTATCACCGGCATCAACAAAGGCATGGCTGCAGGGCTGCCAGTGCCGGTATGCGTAGCATTGGGTGTTATCACCGGAGCATTCGGAGGACTGCTCCGCGATGTTATTACCGGTGAACAACCAATTCTGTTTACCCGTGAGATCTATGCAGTAGCCTCCATAGCGGGCGGTTGTCTTTATATACTGGCAGGACGTTTTACCAGCTGCTCCGGCGATATCATACAGAGTATATCCGTTACCGTTATAGTAAGTATACGACTCTTAAGTCTGCGTTATAACTGGCAACTACCACGTATACGACAATAAAAAATAATATTTAGAGATTTTGAATTTTTGAAATATATGGATTAATAAATTTCCTATATTGCTATTATGATGTCTCTGTTCGATAATTACTTCGCGTTTGCCACTACAGTATTCATGGGATTGCTGGCTATTGTCAATCCTATCTCCGCTATTCCCGTTTTTATGGAGCTTACTTCCTATATGGATAAAAAAGCGAAGCGGAACATTGCCACCAAATCCGTGCTGATAGCCTTCTGTATCATACTGGTATTTAGTGTGGCCGGGAAGCTGATCTTTCACGTATTTGGGATTACTCTGGCCGCGCTGCGTGTAACAGGTGGTATCCTGGTATTTGTGATCGGTTATGAAATGGTGCGCGGTAAAAACGAGAACGTCCAGTCCGAGAAACTGGGTGACCAGCCTGTAAAGGCAGATCAGGGCATCAGTGTGGCTATCACTCCGCTGGCTATGCCATTACTGGCAGGCCCCGGTGCTATTACTACTTCCATGAGCTATTCCGCCGCCAAAGACCTGACTCATCTCGCCATTGTTATGGCTGTATACGCCATTATATGTTACATCACCTATTTATTGTTTATCGCCGGTGAACGTATTGTCAGCATTATTGGTACTAACGTTATGATGGTAATAACCAAGATGATGGGGCTTATCCTCGCAGTGATAGGGGTTCAGATGTTTGCCCTTGGCCTTAAAGAGCTGTTCAACTTCTAATTTTTCCCTCCCTTTACAACAATTTCAAATCGTTTCGTGTTATTTAAGCAATGACGCGGACGAAATAGTTATCCAGTTATTTGATAAACAGCTATTGGCGTGGACCACTTTGAGTTTGTTCAGTACACACACATCATCCAGGGAAAGTTAACCCGATATGACAAATTAATTTATTATAGGGCAGTCTGATTAATCAAATCCTCCATTTTTTTAGTTCTACAACATTCATGTCGAAGGACATGTCAATATACTTTTGTGATCATTAATTTTTTTAGTTGAACAACAGGTAAATATCCGTTATTGATTACTAGGTGGATGTTACCGTTCCCTTTTTTCAATAGGAACAAAAGAAATCAATATAGACGGAACAGTTAGCAAAAAGCCGTCCCGAGTCCTCGGGACGGCATGTTTTTTTTACAGTTGAAGTTAATGAATGATAGTACCCTCCTTGATTTCGTCAGTAGCATTCACAATCACCTCATCTCCTGCTCTCAGGTCTCCAAACACTTCTGTGGAATCGTTATGATGATTTCCTTCCTGTACATCCACCCACCTGGTACGATGTTCTTTCAGCAGCACTACATACTTTTTTTCTGTAGACATCACCACGGCTGAAGAAGGCACTACCAAGGCGGCCGCCGAACCATTTACCGGCATGGTGATTTCTGCATACATACCTGGTTTGAGGGTGCGTGAACTGTTTTCTACATCTATCTCCACAGCTTCGGAACGATACCGGTCATTCAGTGTACCTGCCTCACGGGAAATTGTTCCCTGAAAGGTTTTCCCGGGCATGGCATTTACGCCAAAGTTCACACCCGATTGGTTCATCAGCTGCCCACTATAAATTTCAGGCACCTGTAAAACCAACCTCAGCTTATCCTCCTCTTCCAGCATCAGCATAGGTTTATCTCCTACTTTAGTATCGGGGCCTACCAGCGCACCAGGGTGAATATTTCTTTCTGTGATCACACCATCAAATGGTGCTGTTACAGTCAGATAATCACGCATAACACCTCTTGCCCGCAGATTGGCCTGTTCGCTGTTCATCAATGCACTATCCGCCAGCATACGGGCTTTGGAAAGTTCCAGATCGTGTGCGGAAATAGTGCCTGGTGTTTCATCGCTGGTAGCTATCGTGCGCTCATAATTATCCTTGCTCGCTGCATACATAGCAGCCGCCTGCAGATACTTCGACTGCGCTGCATAATATTGTTGTGTGATCTCCGGAGCATCCAGCACCAGCAGTACCTGTCCCTTTTTTACACGAGAGCCGCGATCTACCAGAACACGATTTACAAAACCATTTACTCTCGGATAAATGCTCACTTTCTGAAATGCCTCCAGTGTGCCAGGCAGACGAATACTCCCCGACAACGGCTCCTGTACCACCTTTGCCAGCTGGTATTGCCGTCCTTTGGCGACAGGCTCCCTGTATTCCGGTGTAGCTTCCGAATGACAGGCTGCCAGCGCAACTGCCAGCCCCAGCATCATCCAAACAATATGTATATTTTTCATAAATAATATTTTTTATAGTATTTAAAGATCTGTAGGCATTAAGGAAGGTGATTCCATGGTTGTTTTTCGTTGTACCCTCGCATATACCAGCGGAAGTACCAGTAGTGCAGCGAATGTAGAGGCAATCAGCCCTCCTATCACCGCACGACCCAGCGGAGCTGTCTGATCACCTGCTTCTCCCAAACCGGATGCCATTGGAATCA is part of the Chitinophaga flava genome and encodes:
- the rocD gene encoding ornithine--oxo-acid transaminase — protein: MIPAFTISERTQHFLGLEEQYGAHNYHPLPVVLERGEGVFLWDVDGKRYYDFLSGYSAVNQGHCHPRIIASLIEQAQKLTLTSRAFHSDLLGEYTRFITDYFGYDKVLPMNTGVEAVETALKLCRHWAYIVKGIPENKAKIIVCANNFHGRTLNVISFSTDPVARNNFGPFMTGYEVIPYNNLTALEQALQDKTVAGFLVEPIQGEAGVVVPDDGYLSKARAYCQDANVLFIADEIQTGLARTGRMLACDHENVRPDILILGKALSGGTLPVSAVLADDEIMLTIKPGEHGSTYGGNPLACKVAITALQVLKDEKMAENAVAMGQLLRNGLQELQSPFITTIRGKGLLNAIVIKHPDPEAAWDLCLTLKENGLLAKPTHGDKIRFAPPLVMNATQVTDCVQIIQKSMEKAFR
- a CDS encoding VIT1/CCC1 transporter family protein; this translates as MTASHKAIRSSGWKTDFMIGFPDGLFLLFFATQVMQTFPMEVQTFYNIHLCICIAGSLLVIYSTYQANKGDTQHDSLLLSDEERQKLQKLDIHDNTIAHIEDEMKKDAALWETTLQQEQVVETTFNLSRAIRSALFAAFFFLLGASLSFGPYLSNENFGAASQTSMMLVFLGLTVFSFIKAKITHQRPLPVVLRYWIMGAGVFCGAWVLHKIF
- a CDS encoding S9 family peptidase; its protein translation is MKKITLLVIVLAVSSTSLFAQPGKGIRWSRDGRAILKAEPQGIVASPLSGAAPTVVVPSSQYTPAGTAKALPIRDFHFSADEKKLLIYTNAKKVWRYETRGDYWLLDLTSGKMQQLGKDKPASSLMFAKLSPDGTKAAYVSDHNLYVEDLKTGETKALTTNGTRRFINGTFDWAYEEEFGCRDGFRWSPDSKSIAYWQIDATKIRDFLMINNTDSIYSFTVPVEYPVAGESPSACRVGVVDIQTAGTRWMEVPGDAQQHYIPRMEWVPGKKQLIIQQLNRKQNDSKIMLCDATNGKVRTLYEEKDSAWIDVKSRWDDDNIAGWDFIRNGKEFIWVSEQDGWRHLYNVNAENGKATLLTSGNYDVISIAKIDEANNQIWFMASPDNATQQYLYKISLNGGKAERITPADQPGTHEYQISPSSSWAIHQFSNACTYPVSENLELPGHTSGTQVVAKAIRESASAGKCVEYFQVQTADGVTIDGWMHKPANFNPAKKYPVVFYVYGEPAGATTLDAIGAGRNFLYDGDMAADGYIYVSMDNRGTPLPKGRYWRKSIYRKVGVLNARDQAQAAQALMKKYAFIDPARTAVWGWSGGGSMTLNLMFQYPEIYKTGIAIAAVGNQLTYDNIYQERYMGLPEENREDFVKGSPITYAHNLKGNLLYIHGTGDDNVHYQNAEMLLNELIKNNKQIQFMAYPNRTHSISEGSGTFIHLSTLYTNYLKAHCEPGGK
- a CDS encoding trimeric intracellular cation channel family protein, with product MQLTYIQGLELCGTFAFAVSGATAAINKSYDVIGLLALAFITAIGGGTIRDLLIGATPVAWMTDELSNTAIIAAAVIAAVFFSYVKRLQRWLNIFDAIGLGLFTITGINKGMAAGLPVPVCVALGVITGAFGGLLRDVITGEQPILFTREIYAVASIAGGCLYILAGRFTSCSGDIIQSISVTVIVSIRLLSLRYNWQLPRIRQ
- a CDS encoding MarC family protein gives rise to the protein MMSLFDNYFAFATTVFMGLLAIVNPISAIPVFMELTSYMDKKAKRNIATKSVLIAFCIILVFSVAGKLIFHVFGITLAALRVTGGILVFVIGYEMVRGKNENVQSEKLGDQPVKADQGISVAITPLAMPLLAGPGAITTSMSYSAAKDLTHLAIVMAVYAIICYITYLLFIAGERIVSIIGTNVMMVITKMMGLILAVIGVQMFALGLKELFNF
- a CDS encoding efflux RND transporter periplasmic adaptor subunit, with product MKNIHIVWMMLGLAVALAACHSEATPEYREPVAKGRQYQLAKVVQEPLSGSIRLPGTLEAFQKVSIYPRVNGFVNRVLVDRGSRVKKGQVLLVLDAPEITQQYYAAQSKYLQAAAMYAASKDNYERTIATSDETPGTISAHDLELSKARMLADSALMNSEQANLRARGVMRDYLTVTAPFDGVITERNIHPGALVGPDTKVGDKPMLMLEEEDKLRLVLQVPEIYSGQLMNQSGVNFGVNAMPGKTFQGTISREAGTLNDRYRSEAVEIDVENSSRTLKPGMYAEITMPVNGSAAALVVPSSAVVMSTEKKYVVLLKEHRTRWVDVQEGNHHNDSTEVFGDLRAGDEVIVNATDEIKEGTIIH